The Desulfoscipio gibsoniae DSM 7213 genome contains a region encoding:
- a CDS encoding HD domain-containing protein produces MITVDDVKKNPILDSFIRKGNEFLGAMGYTEHSYRHINLVSSISKNILDKLGYSKREAELAAIAGYLHDVGNVVSRNDHGISGATICCPILLQMGMNPDEVAIVISAIANHEEQYGQPVSTVAAALILADKSDVHRSRVRNQEFATFDIHDRVNYAVENSLVWVDEKKRTVTMELTINIEITPVMEYFEIFLTRMILCRRAAVFLNCVFELVVNGAKLL; encoded by the coding sequence TTGATAACCGTTGATGATGTAAAAAAGAATCCCATATTGGACAGTTTTATTCGCAAGGGTAACGAATTTTTGGGTGCTATGGGTTATACAGAACACAGTTACCGGCATATTAACCTGGTATCCAGTATTTCCAAGAATATTCTGGACAAGCTGGGCTACAGTAAGCGGGAGGCTGAACTGGCGGCCATTGCGGGTTATTTGCATGACGTGGGTAATGTGGTGAGCAGAAACGATCACGGTATCTCAGGTGCCACTATATGCTGTCCCATATTGTTACAAATGGGCATGAATCCCGATGAAGTGGCCATTGTTATATCAGCTATCGCCAATCACGAGGAGCAATACGGACAGCCCGTCAGCACAGTTGCGGCGGCCCTGATACTGGCGGACAAGTCAGACGTGCACCGCTCCCGGGTGCGCAACCAGGAATTTGCCACCTTTGATATACACGACCGGGTTAATTATGCCGTGGAAAACTCCCTTGTTTGGGTGGACGAAAAGAAGCGGACTGTTACCATGGAGCTGACTATCAATATAGAAATAACACCTGTGATGGAGTATTTCGAAATTTTTTTAACCAGAATGATATTATGCAGAAGGGCGGCGGTATTTTTAAACTGTGTATTTGAGCTGGTGGTCAACGGAGCCAAGTTACTGTAA
- the yajC gene encoding preprotein translocase subunit YajC, translating to MNETTIGILYIVGLFALLWFLMIRPQQQRQKKHAQMVSNIKVNDRIVTVGGIYGTIIKVKEDTFILRIAESVRIEILKSAVAQIVSSGDDSDNNKD from the coding sequence GTGAATGAAACCACTATCGGCATTTTATATATAGTCGGTTTATTTGCCTTGCTCTGGTTCCTAATGATTAGGCCCCAGCAGCAGCGTCAAAAAAAGCACGCGCAAATGGTGTCCAACATTAAGGTAAATGACCGCATTGTTACAGTGGGTGGCATCTATGGTACCATTATCAAGGTTAAGGAAGACACTTTTATTTTAAGAATAGCTGAAAGCGTGCGTATCGAAATACTGAAAAGTGCTGTTGCACAAATTGTTTCGAGCGGCGATGACAGCGATAATAACAAGGATTAA
- the secD gene encoding protein translocase subunit SecD, giving the protein MRWSKLLTMAAIILVIAALGITAAVPLPIFKDVTWLPWGKDIILGLDLQGGVHVVLEAKDTPNAEVNDESMKRAQAVLERRINETGVAEPVIQRQGDRRIIVELAGIDDPEKAVIDLIQPAYLEFKNELGQTIITGADLKDALEARDPNTGQVEVDLTFTSEGTRKFAQATMANVDKPIGIYLDEQLLQNPVVSEPITNGQARITGYENLEEAHTIAILLRSGALPVQLDVMEKRTVGPQLGKDSLDRSINAGIVGIVAILVFMLVYYRIPGLIADLALIFYALVVLAIFIGIHATMTLPGIAGFLLSLGIAVDANVIIFERIKEELRTGKSIRSAIDSGFKRGFVAVFDANVTTLIGAAVLYFFGTSLIRGFAVTLSIGILVSMFTAITMTRWMLHLAAASNSVKDPRYYGA; this is encoded by the coding sequence ATGAGATGGAGTAAGCTATTGACCATGGCCGCCATTATACTGGTCATCGCAGCCTTGGGTATAACAGCGGCGGTACCGCTGCCGATCTTCAAGGATGTGACATGGCTGCCCTGGGGCAAGGACATTATCCTTGGTCTTGATTTGCAGGGCGGGGTGCATGTGGTGTTGGAGGCTAAGGACACGCCCAATGCCGAAGTTAACGATGAAAGTATGAAAAGGGCGCAGGCTGTATTAGAAAGAAGGATTAATGAAACCGGGGTAGCTGAGCCCGTTATCCAACGCCAGGGCGATCGAAGAATCATTGTGGAGCTTGCGGGGATAGATGACCCCGAAAAGGCTGTTATAGATTTAATACAGCCGGCTTATCTGGAATTTAAAAATGAGCTGGGCCAGACCATTATAACAGGTGCAGATTTAAAGGACGCCCTGGAGGCCCGGGATCCCAATACAGGTCAGGTTGAGGTAGACCTGACGTTTACATCCGAGGGTACCCGAAAATTTGCCCAGGCTACCATGGCCAACGTAGATAAGCCCATCGGCATATACTTGGATGAACAGTTGCTGCAAAACCCGGTGGTCTCGGAGCCTATCACAAATGGCCAGGCTAGAATCACAGGTTATGAAAACCTGGAAGAGGCGCATACCATTGCTATACTGCTGCGCTCCGGTGCATTACCTGTGCAGCTTGATGTGATGGAAAAGCGGACTGTGGGCCCGCAGTTGGGCAAGGATTCCCTGGATAGATCCATTAATGCAGGTATCGTGGGTATTGTGGCTATTTTGGTGTTTATGCTTGTTTATTATCGTATCCCCGGCTTAATTGCCGATTTGGCGCTGATTTTTTATGCACTGGTTGTGTTGGCCATATTTATCGGCATCCATGCCACTATGACGCTGCCCGGCATTGCTGGTTTTCTATTATCCCTGGGTATAGCTGTGGACGCCAATGTAATTATCTTCGAGCGGATTAAGGAAGAACTGCGTACCGGTAAAAGTATTCGTTCCGCCATTGATTCAGGCTTTAAGCGGGGCTTTGTGGCCGTTTTCGATGCCAATGTCACCACGTTGATTGGCGCCGCTGTGTTATATTTTTTCGGCACCAGTTTAATCCGTGGTTTTGCCGTGACGCTTAGCATTGGTATTCTGGTCAGTATGTTCACAGCCATCACCATGACCAGGTGGATGCTGCACCTGGCCGCTGCCAGCAATTCAGTTAAAGATCCTCGCTATTATGGCGCTTAA